Genomic DNA from Thermobifida alba:
CTACCCGTTCGACCCCGACGCCGGACAGGTCCGCGACCTGTACCGCGACCTCGTCCTGGTCCGCCGCGTCGACGCGGAGGCCGTCGCCCTGCAACGGCAGGGCGAACTGGGCCTGTGGGCCTCCCTGCTGGGCCAGGAGGCCGCCCAGATCGGTTCGGGCCGCGCCCTGCAACCGCAGGACATGGTCTTCCCGTCCTACCGGGACCACGGAGTGGCCTGGTGCCGAGGAGTCGGCTTCCGGGACCTGCTGGCCATGTTCCGGGGCGTCACCAACGGCGGCTGGGACCCGTTCAAGTACAACTTCCACCTCTACACGATCGTCATCGGCAGCCAGACGCTGCACGCCACCGGATACGCGATGGGCGTCCAGCGGGACGGCGCGCTCGGCGCGGACGGCACCGCCGTCATCACCTACTTCGGCGACGGCGCCACCAGCCAGGGCGACACCAACGAGGCGTTCAACTACGCCGCGGTCAACAACGCGCCGGTCGTCTTCTTCTGCCAGAACAACCAGTGGGCCATCTCCGAGCCGTCGGACCGCCAGAGCCGGGCGCCGATCTACCGCAGGGCCGCCGGATTCGGCTTCCCCGGACTGCGCGTGGACGGCAACGACGTGTTCGCCTGCCTGGCGGTCACCCGGGAGGCGCTGCAGTGCGCCCGCGAGGGACAGGGGCCCACGCTGATCGAGGCGTTCACCTACCGGATGGGCGCGCACACCACCTCCGACGACCCCACCCGCTACCGCACGTCGGCGGAGGACGAGGAGTGGCGGCGCAAGGACCCGATCGCCCGGGTGCGGGCCTACCTGGTCCGCGAGGGCATGGCCGACGACGACTTCTTCGCCGCGGTCGACGCCGAGGCGGAGGAGCTGGGAGAGCAGGTGCGCGCCGAGTGCCGCGCCCTGCCGGACCCCGCACCGCTGGACATCTTCCGCGAGGTCTACGCCGAACCGCACAGCGAGCTGGACCGGCAGCGCGCCGAATTCGCGGATTACCTGGCCTCCTTCGAGGACGCGGAAGGAGCGGCCCGATGAGCGGAACCGAACTCACCCTGGGCAGGGCGATCAACGCGGGGCTGCGCCGCGCCATGGAGGACGACCCCAAGGTCCTCGTCATGGGCGAGGACGTCGGCCGGCTCGGCGGGGTCTTCCGGATCACCGACGGCCTGCACAAGGACTTCGGCGCGGACCGGGTGATCGACACCCCGCTGGCCGAGTCCGGCATCATCGGCACCGCGATCGGCCTGGCGATGCGCGGCTACCGCCCGGTCTGCGAGATCCAGTTCGACGGCTTCTTCTTCCCGGCCACCAACCAGACCTTCACCCAGCTCGCCAAGCTCCGGGCACGCTCCGAGGGGCGGCTGCGACTCCCCGTCGTCATCCGCATCCCCTACGGGGGCGGCATCGGCGCGGTGGAACACCACAGCG
This window encodes:
- the pdhA gene encoding pyruvate dehydrogenase (acetyl-transferring) E1 component subunit alpha, with product MSDSTAREEPELIQLLTPGGEYVPHPDYPFDPDAGQVRDLYRDLVLVRRVDAEAVALQRQGELGLWASLLGQEAAQIGSGRALQPQDMVFPSYRDHGVAWCRGVGFRDLLAMFRGVTNGGWDPFKYNFHLYTIVIGSQTLHATGYAMGVQRDGALGADGTAVITYFGDGATSQGDTNEAFNYAAVNNAPVVFFCQNNQWAISEPSDRQSRAPIYRRAAGFGFPGLRVDGNDVFACLAVTREALQCAREGQGPTLIEAFTYRMGAHTTSDDPTRYRTSAEDEEWRRKDPIARVRAYLVREGMADDDFFAAVDAEAEELGEQVRAECRALPDPAPLDIFREVYAEPHSELDRQRAEFADYLASFEDAEGAAR